Genomic DNA from Niallia circulans:
GATTCGACATGAACAAGCTTTTCTTTTTTCATTCGCAGCAGCACAGGATAGATGCTGCCTTCGCTAATCATTGTAAAACCGTACTCTTCTAATCTTTCAATCATTTCATACCCATACACTTCGCCTTTTGCGATGACTGCTAATAAACAGCCCTCAAGCACGCCTTTAAGCATTTGACTTGATGACATCTGCTTCTTTCCTTTCCTTTGACAGCTATTTTGCATTGC
This window encodes:
- a CDS encoding PadR family transcriptional regulator; the protein is MSSSQMLKGVLEGCLLAVIAKGEVYGYEMIERLEEYGFTMISEGSIYPVLLRMKKEKLVHVESKASPSGPKRKYYTLTEQGYSELAQFEEKWQLLSNSVNELLKKK